TGAGACTTATCTGCCTGAATTACTTCAAAAATTATGGGATACAGAAGGTAGAGAAAAAATAGAGCAGCCGAGCAGATTTGAAATCATAATAAATAATCCGGAAACTGAACTTAAGGGAATGGCTGTTCATGACCCTTCAGAAGACCTGAAAAAGAAATTATACGATGCGATGTTCAGAATAATCCCTGAAGGATTTAAAGTGGTTGATCATAAATCAAAGGATAATATAATTTCCATGTTATGCTCTGATGAGATAATTAAAGATGAATGGATTAAAAAAAGAGATAAGATGATTGAAGAGTTAGAATGATGAAAATACTTACTTGGAGGTAAAGTAATGAAAGAA
The window above is part of the Methanobacterium sp. genome. Proteins encoded here:
- a CDS encoding methanogenesis marker 17 protein yields the protein MLVECYDEQGAEVYEMIIKQIMQDVQVGRAISDMKVFVDPREPVFIIAVKYEKAAAPITIDDFTEYEYKKEENKTRIRVKDETYLPELLQKLWDTEGREKIEQPSRFEIIINNPETELKGMAVHDPSEDLKKKLYDAMFRIIPEGFKVVDHKSKDNIISMLCSDEIIKDEWIKKRDKMIEELE